In Williamwhitmania taraxaci, a genomic segment contains:
- the queG gene encoding tRNA epoxyqueuosine(34) reductase QueG, whose product MENSPPKSLKENICIKAAELGFEAVGFAKAEHLSSEKERLNNWLNQGFQAGMGYMEKHFEMRLNPTLLVEEAKTVISLLYSYNQGEEQATDAPRVARYAWFRDYHKELKQRMKVLMEFISLELGTPVNGRYFTDSAPVLERAWAVRSGLGWIGKNSLLIHPKLGSFTLLAELILDLELEPDQPFGPGLCGACTRCIDSCPTSAIVAAGVVNSNLCISYLTIEHKGEFTQEQHTMVDGHAFGCDICQEVCPWNKKPLRVLSGKADLNRGLLSLTPAQWQSIDPEQFEKIFFGSAVKRAGYSGIIRNLNQQKQ is encoded by the coding sequence ATGGAAAATTCTCCACCAAAATCCCTAAAAGAGAATATCTGTATCAAGGCCGCAGAACTTGGCTTTGAGGCAGTGGGATTTGCAAAAGCCGAACACTTATCCTCGGAGAAGGAGAGATTAAACAATTGGCTTAATCAAGGTTTTCAGGCAGGCATGGGTTACATGGAAAAGCACTTCGAAATGCGGCTTAACCCAACACTTTTAGTTGAAGAAGCAAAAACCGTCATTTCACTTCTATACAGCTATAACCAGGGCGAAGAACAAGCAACCGATGCACCCCGAGTAGCACGCTACGCATGGTTTCGCGATTACCACAAGGAATTAAAACAGCGAATGAAGGTGCTTATGGAGTTCATCTCACTCGAATTAGGGACTCCTGTAAATGGGCGCTATTTTACCGATTCGGCGCCCGTACTTGAGCGAGCATGGGCCGTGCGAAGTGGTTTGGGCTGGATAGGCAAAAACAGCCTATTAATCCACCCAAAACTTGGCTCGTTTACCTTGCTCGCTGAACTCATTCTCGATTTGGAACTGGAGCCCGACCAACCATTTGGCCCCGGCTTATGCGGAGCATGCACCCGCTGCATCGACAGTTGCCCTACTTCAGCAATTGTTGCAGCCGGAGTAGTGAACTCCAACCTCTGCATCAGCTACCTCACCATTGAGCACAAGGGGGAGTTTACACAAGAACAACACACGATGGTTGATGGCCATGCCTTTGGCTGCGACATTTGCCAGGAGGTTTGCCCTTGGAACAAAAAGCCATTGCGGGTTCTCTCAGGAAAAGCCGATTTAAATAGAGGCTTACTTTCATTAACTCCCGCCCAATGGCAGAGCATTGATCCCGAACAATTCGAAAAAATATTTTTTGGTTCTGCCGTTAAACGAGCCGGATATTCAGGAATTATTCGTAATCTTAATCAACAAAAACAGTAG
- a CDS encoding GSCFA domain-containing protein, which translates to MEFRTTVSVDPFEQKISYNSKVLFLGSCFATNMGDRMGNLLFPSLINPFGVLYNPFSISQSLNVLMANNLFSEEQLFNQGGLWGSFYHHSSFSSPSKEECLTNINQSLATGREFLKDIDFLVITLGTSWTYQYRKTRTVVANCHKFPAKDFDRIPMTEDEIMQMLAVAIIKLREKNPKLKVIFTISPIRHWKDGAVNNMVSKATLIMAAQKMCLSLHDCYYFPAFEIMMDDLRDYRFYAEDMIHPSSVAVDYIFEKFVGAAIDSETAKLIPEVERLIQAANHRPFNPDTTEHLQFKKTQRHKTMELQKRFPLLNLSVLLEQFQ; encoded by the coding sequence ATGGAATTTCGCACCACCGTTTCGGTTGACCCGTTTGAACAGAAAATAAGCTATAACAGCAAAGTTTTATTCCTTGGCTCTTGCTTTGCCACAAACATGGGCGACCGAATGGGCAACCTGCTCTTTCCCTCGCTTATCAACCCGTTTGGGGTGCTCTACAACCCTTTTTCCATAAGTCAATCGCTCAATGTTTTAATGGCCAACAACCTCTTTAGCGAAGAGCAACTCTTTAACCAAGGAGGACTTTGGGGCAGCTTCTACCACCACTCCTCCTTTTCTTCACCTTCAAAAGAGGAGTGCCTAACCAACATAAACCAATCGCTCGCAACAGGAAGAGAATTTCTCAAGGATATCGATTTTTTGGTAATCACCTTGGGCACCAGCTGGACCTATCAATACCGAAAAACCAGAACCGTGGTGGCCAACTGCCATAAGTTTCCAGCAAAGGATTTCGATCGAATCCCTATGACTGAAGATGAGATTATGCAGATGCTTGCGGTAGCAATCATAAAACTCCGGGAAAAGAATCCAAAGCTAAAAGTGATATTTACCATCAGTCCTATCCGCCACTGGAAGGATGGTGCCGTGAACAACATGGTAAGCAAGGCCACCCTTATCATGGCTGCCCAAAAGATGTGCCTATCGCTCCACGACTGCTACTACTTTCCTGCCTTCGAAATCATGATGGACGATCTACGCGACTATCGATTCTATGCCGAGGATATGATTCACCCATCAAGTGTTGCCGTGGATTACATCTTCGAAAAGTTTGTGGGAGCAGCCATCGATTCCGAAACAGCAAAACTCATCCCCGAAGTGGAAAGGCTAATACAGGCAGCGAACCACCGTCCATTCAATCCAGACACTACTGAACACTTGCAGTTTAAAAAAACACAGCGCCACAAAACGATGGAACTTCAGAAACGTTTTCCGCTGCTAAACCTTAGCGTTCTCTTGGAACAGTTTCAGTAA
- a CDS encoding M6 family metalloprotease domain-containing protein, translated as MKNCFTRKLLFALFLLPLAAFSVIGDSSNTSNAFSDKSERAIQFCPAYPGLINAKNPDGTAISFYLKGDEILHWQETPTGYTLLENEKGYYCYATQDAKGNLIPSDIVATDARSKSGVSTRKNLTFSKGQIIEALKIREKLFHPTISVKTTGSKTRGATTGDRKVLMLLIDFKDRPFAHSRLEYDNMMNLAGYNGTGSFKDYYKAVSYNQLNCITTVKGPYHANGTVAKYGANINGNKYTNAKLLVQEAIDAAELDGVNFADYDNDGDGYVDAVIVVHSNNDEAQGAGSNAIWSHQSALRYSGMDRMYDGVKIDLYNIDPGVTGATGDAMGSIGVFCHEFGHALGLPDTYDIDYTKALTPGDWDVMDGGAYNNNSQTPSFHNPWARAKLGWQTPVAIVNPQVAMNLGDCSSSQDLFRVNTQTKGEYYILENRQQTGFNQYVYGHGLLIWRIDSTYISTAGNGVNTDKEHQGVGLVRANGVALNSAANTFPGTANILAFTDETTPSMKAYDGKRVYKPITNIQEVAGKINFDFVQNIPAADAGVVSVINPQSGLLNTGGVSVKASIRNYGSAAISNFPVSYKIDGEVPVVEIFVNTIEPGAVAEFEFATPLIIPVAGMHTVEIATAVVGDLIVDNDMTMKLFMLVSSFSSFPFSEDFEGNSFPPALWTVINPDVIDGTWVEKTVTGADGNVTKAAFIDYWNYAGTKDQLLTPIIDLKGGSAPSLSFNYAYHKTNSDGLAIQISTDFGNTYSTVWQKSGEELATVPGTVAFNDFTPTEASHWRNVNIELNQYIGKAIIISFTGISANGDNIYIDDVKVGESTCVSPSSPKSFSSSNISKFSGTIGWVRGNGVGVVVLQRIAEGVDGVPQNTKLYKVGDMIGASKVIYVGDATTKNLTNLIPATPYNYAVYEVSSTSCYSLEPLRGSFATLGLATVQTVTIRDLQSSSATIVGKVTSIGEAPVTERGICYGLKSYELGIEFDHVVCQSGIGEFGASLTNLLPGSPYYAVAYAKNMYGVSYGSIVPFYTTGGCDYLNYLPSSVGKFSSVYTDLGTNGAAIPVANYDDANSSPIDIGFNFNFNCLAFDKFILNTNGVIKLGTTNPSTAMLFNSDPWSATEEGFYNNDGRDMYLIAPFNFNLTAGSGVPEYRVYTAGNVGSRVTTIQFKNLSDKSFSALVGTSKEYTTETQYSNLEFQIRLYETTNVIEFVYGTWTPSANASDWSIAYVGIKGGGYGSDNIIGADKAYAASWTTGTFAKGVYTNSGWRFQKSNTFIPGLLLRFTPLAANDVSVADVYTLTNLPTDVGAPQTISADIKNIGQTDAANISVSLEVTGANTYTATPIVIPSLASGKTQRVTFPAFATNTVGTNSVKVFLAAGDLNAANDARTVSQTVSANTYSYTVGSVASTAYSSAGNSAAVKYHVAGSRVVKTVTAFIYNTGSNSGKSTKAYVYDVNGVKIGESAPVTVTIGAWNTFAILVPPTVTNSDFYVGIDVTVVGGTNYWLAAVQNINAPMEGVNVVIPVAGGTPKDFSASTRFMITAVIDLPAVTDVPVVVTNSEVIHATDVTAVVSGTITDDKGATITERGFYWSTSSPVTTANTKITSSTTGMGAISESISGLTLGNTYYAAAFATNSNGTTLGNEISFVKKSSQSINFSSLASLVYLDADVALTATATSSLAVSYTSDNTDVATVVENPVASGNFFIHVVGVGTCNILASQAGDGTYTNAVDVKQPLTINKKVVTVTIPDLTRSFNYNPQVAVPTPAIYKYMITYDGSKYAPVDVASYAVVATIDEVNYEGTVSETMVISKVNSEITFNPISAKKLSDDDFFPDVMSTSGLDIALVSSNTSVATIVDGMIHIVGEGESTITASSTGNINFNVPASADRVLLVDETKPVITLFGDAVMTVAKNATFTDPGATATDNVDGDISTSIVVTGSVNTATSGDYILTYNVADAAGNTAVAVTRTVTVSPGTGVDENDRNAVKIYSDASVVYVNIPELKGAAKLYVYNVIGNGVYQTTDLSQGLNQVVVNVISGVYMVKLEANGKVYTAKVVIR; from the coding sequence ATGAAGAATTGTTTTACTCGCAAACTGTTGTTTGCATTGTTTTTATTGCCACTAGCAGCCTTTTCTGTTATTGGTGATAGTAGCAATACAAGCAATGCATTCTCTGATAAGTCCGAAAGGGCAATTCAGTTTTGTCCAGCTTATCCAGGGTTGATTAATGCTAAAAATCCTGATGGAACAGCAATCTCCTTCTACCTGAAGGGTGATGAAATTTTACACTGGCAGGAAACTCCCACTGGTTATACTCTGTTGGAGAATGAAAAGGGTTACTATTGTTATGCTACACAAGACGCTAAGGGTAATTTAATACCTTCGGATATTGTTGCTACCGATGCCCGATCAAAATCAGGTGTGTCTACTCGAAAAAATTTGACTTTTAGTAAAGGGCAAATTATTGAAGCACTAAAAATTCGTGAGAAATTATTTCACCCTACTATTTCTGTGAAAACTACGGGTTCAAAGACACGTGGAGCGACTACTGGCGATCGTAAGGTGCTGATGCTTTTAATTGATTTTAAGGATCGTCCTTTTGCTCATTCGCGTCTGGAATATGACAATATGATGAATTTGGCTGGTTACAACGGCACGGGTAGTTTTAAGGACTATTACAAAGCGGTTTCCTACAATCAATTAAATTGTATTACTACTGTAAAGGGGCCTTATCATGCCAATGGCACAGTCGCTAAGTATGGTGCAAATATAAATGGAAATAAATATACAAACGCAAAACTTCTTGTTCAGGAGGCTATTGATGCTGCTGAATTGGATGGTGTGAATTTTGCCGATTACGATAATGATGGTGACGGTTATGTTGATGCTGTTATTGTTGTTCATTCCAATAATGATGAAGCACAAGGTGCTGGCTCAAATGCTATTTGGTCGCATCAGAGTGCGCTTCGCTATAGTGGAATGGATCGTATGTATGATGGCGTTAAGATCGATTTGTACAACATCGATCCAGGTGTTACCGGTGCTACGGGTGATGCTATGGGTTCAATTGGCGTTTTTTGTCATGAATTTGGACATGCATTAGGACTGCCCGATACCTATGATATCGATTATACTAAAGCTTTAACACCCGGTGATTGGGATGTAATGGATGGAGGTGCTTACAATAATAATAGTCAAACTCCTTCTTTCCACAATCCATGGGCTAGGGCTAAATTGGGCTGGCAAACTCCTGTTGCAATTGTTAATCCTCAAGTTGCAATGAATTTGGGCGATTGCAGTTCAAGCCAAGATTTGTTTAGGGTAAATACTCAAACTAAGGGTGAGTATTATATCTTGGAGAATCGTCAACAGACTGGGTTCAACCAGTATGTTTATGGCCATGGCCTTTTAATTTGGCGGATTGATAGTACCTACATTTCCACCGCTGGTAATGGAGTGAATACAGATAAAGAACATCAGGGCGTTGGTCTTGTTAGGGCAAATGGGGTAGCATTGAATAGTGCTGCAAATACCTTTCCCGGAACTGCTAACATACTTGCATTTACCGATGAAACGACTCCTTCCATGAAGGCGTATGATGGGAAACGGGTATATAAACCGATTACTAATATTCAAGAAGTTGCTGGGAAGATTAACTTTGATTTTGTCCAGAATATTCCCGCTGCCGATGCCGGAGTAGTTTCGGTTATTAATCCCCAATCGGGCTTGTTAAATACTGGAGGAGTTAGTGTTAAGGCTTCCATAAGAAATTATGGTTCTGCTGCTATTTCTAATTTCCCTGTTTCCTACAAAATCGATGGAGAGGTTCCGGTAGTTGAAATATTTGTAAATACGATAGAACCGGGTGCTGTTGCCGAATTTGAGTTTGCTACTCCTCTTATTATTCCGGTAGCAGGTATGCATACTGTCGAAATTGCCACCGCTGTCGTAGGTGATCTTATCGTAGATAACGATATGACAATGAAATTATTTATGCTTGTTTCTTCTTTCTCTTCTTTCCCTTTTTCCGAAGATTTTGAGGGTAATTCCTTCCCACCCGCTTTGTGGACGGTAATTAATCCAGATGTGATAGATGGAACTTGGGTTGAAAAGACGGTAACAGGTGCAGATGGGAACGTTACAAAAGCGGCTTTTATTGATTATTGGAATTATGCCGGCACCAAAGATCAACTATTAACACCAATTATTGATTTAAAAGGTGGTAGTGCTCCTTCACTTTCCTTTAATTATGCTTACCATAAGACCAATTCTGATGGCTTGGCTATCCAAATTAGCACTGATTTTGGAAACACTTATTCCACCGTGTGGCAAAAAAGTGGTGAGGAACTGGCTACTGTTCCGGGCACAGTCGCATTTAATGATTTTACTCCTACAGAGGCGAGTCATTGGAGAAACGTTAATATTGAACTGAATCAGTATATCGGTAAAGCGATCATCATCTCTTTTACTGGTATATCTGCCAATGGCGACAATATTTACATTGATGACGTTAAGGTTGGTGAATCTACCTGTGTTTCTCCTTCCTCACCAAAGTCATTTTCTTCCTCCAATATTTCTAAGTTTTCTGGTACAATTGGTTGGGTGAGAGGTAATGGTGTAGGTGTCGTTGTTCTACAACGTATCGCCGAAGGTGTTGATGGTGTTCCTCAGAATACTAAACTATACAAGGTTGGCGATATGATTGGTGCGTCAAAAGTTATTTATGTAGGCGATGCAACCACTAAAAATTTAACCAACCTTATTCCTGCCACTCCTTATAATTATGCAGTGTATGAGGTGTCGAGCACAAGTTGTTACTCTTTAGAGCCACTTCGAGGTAGTTTTGCTACGCTGGGACTTGCAACTGTACAAACAGTTACCATACGCGATTTGCAGAGCAGTTCAGCAACCATTGTCGGTAAAGTGACCAGCATTGGTGAGGCTCCTGTTACCGAACGAGGTATCTGTTATGGTCTGAAATCCTATGAACTTGGTATTGAGTTTGATCATGTCGTTTGCCAAAGTGGAATAGGTGAATTCGGTGCTTCATTAACCAACTTGCTACCTGGATCTCCATACTATGCTGTAGCTTATGCCAAAAATATGTACGGCGTATCTTATGGAAGTATTGTGCCTTTCTATACAACGGGTGGTTGTGATTATTTGAACTATTTGCCTTCGAGTGTAGGGAAATTTTCCTCAGTATATACCGATTTGGGTACAAATGGTGCCGCTATTCCTGTGGCCAACTACGATGATGCAAATTCTTCTCCTATTGACATTGGATTTAACTTTAATTTCAACTGTTTGGCGTTTGATAAATTCATATTAAATACAAACGGTGTAATTAAGTTAGGCACTACGAATCCATCAACAGCAATGCTATTCAATTCGGATCCATGGAGTGCAACAGAGGAAGGGTTTTATAATAATGATGGAAGAGACATGTATTTAATTGCTCCTTTTAACTTTAATTTAACAGCTGGTAGTGGTGTTCCTGAGTATAGAGTTTATACTGCTGGTAATGTGGGTAGTAGGGTGACTACGATTCAGTTTAAAAATCTATCTGACAAATCTTTCAGCGCTTTGGTAGGAACCTCCAAAGAATACACCACTGAGACCCAATATTCAAACCTTGAGTTTCAAATAAGGTTATATGAAACTACAAATGTCATCGAATTTGTTTATGGCACATGGACTCCTTCTGCAAATGCATCCGATTGGAGTATTGCATATGTAGGTATAAAAGGCGGCGGTTATGGTTCAGATAACATTATCGGAGCAGATAAAGCATACGCGGCATCATGGACAACTGGTACATTCGCAAAAGGTGTTTATACTAACAGTGGCTGGAGGTTTCAAAAGTCAAATACATTTATTCCTGGCTTATTACTCCGTTTTACTCCGTTAGCTGCTAATGATGTTTCTGTAGCAGATGTATATACACTTACAAATCTTCCAACGGATGTTGGCGCACCACAAACTATTTCAGCCGATATTAAAAATATTGGACAGACTGATGCCGCAAATATTTCGGTTAGTTTGGAAGTGACCGGTGCTAACACCTATACCGCTACACCAATTGTTATTCCATCACTTGCATCGGGGAAAACCCAAAGGGTAACTTTCCCCGCTTTTGCTACGAATACTGTTGGGACAAACTCTGTTAAAGTATTTCTTGCAGCAGGTGACCTAAATGCAGCTAATGATGCCCGAACGGTTTCCCAAACAGTATCTGCCAACACGTATTCTTATACAGTAGGAAGTGTTGCATCAACAGCATACTCCTCCGCGGGTAACTCTGCAGCTGTAAAATACCATGTTGCTGGATCTCGGGTTGTTAAAACGGTTACTGCATTTATTTATAACACTGGCAGTAATTCAGGGAAATCAACAAAGGCATATGTTTATGATGTTAATGGCGTAAAGATTGGAGAATCTGCTCCAGTAACCGTAACAATAGGTGCATGGAATACCTTTGCAATTTTAGTTCCGCCAACAGTTACTAATTCTGATTTTTATGTAGGGATTGACGTTACTGTCGTGGGGGGGACAAATTATTGGTTAGCAGCGGTGCAAAATATTAATGCGCCAATGGAAGGAGTAAATGTTGTTATTCCTGTTGCTGGTGGAACTCCAAAAGATTTCTCAGCATCAACACGATTTATGATTACTGCAGTAATTGACCTGCCTGCTGTTACGGATGTACCTGTTGTGGTTACTAATAGTGAAGTAATACATGCTACAGATGTTACGGCAGTTGTTAGTGGTACTATTACCGATGATAAGGGAGCTACTATTACGGAGCGTGGTTTTTATTGGAGCACATCAAGTCCGGTTACTACCGCTAATACCAAAATTACCTCATCTACAACTGGAATGGGCGCGATTTCGGAGTCCATTAGTGGATTAACGTTAGGTAATACCTATTATGCGGCTGCTTTTGCAACCAATAGTAATGGAACAACCTTGGGCAATGAGATTAGTTTTGTGAAGAAATCATCACAATCCATTAATTTCAGCAGTCTGGCTTCACTTGTATATTTAGATGCCGATGTTGCTCTTACTGCAACGGCCACTTCTTCTTTAGCTGTTTCATATACAAGCGATAATACTGATGTTGCAACTGTTGTGGAAAACCCTGTGGCTTCAGGCAATTTCTTTATTCATGTAGTGGGTGTTGGTACCTGTAATATTCTGGCTTCACAAGCTGGAGATGGTACCTATACTAACGCTGTTGATGTAAAACAACCGTTAACAATTAACAAGAAAGTTGTTACGGTTACTATTCCTGATTTAACTCGTTCGTTTAACTACAATCCTCAAGTAGCGGTTCCTACTCCGGCCATTTATAAGTATATGATTACATATGACGGAAGCAAATACGCTCCAGTTGATGTAGCTTCTTACGCCGTTGTTGCCACTATTGATGAAGTTAATTATGAAGGGACTGTTTCCGAAACGATGGTCATTAGTAAGGTAAATTCTGAAATTACCTTCAATCCAATTTCTGCAAAGAAATTGAGTGATGACGATTTCTTCCCAGATGTAATGTCTACTTCCGGTTTAGATATTGCGTTAGTAAGCAGTAATACGAGTGTTGCCACCATAGTTGATGGAATGATTCATATTGTTGGCGAAGGAGAGTCAACAATTACAGCGTCCTCAACAGGCAATATTAACTTTAATGTTCCTGCCTCGGCCGATAGAGTTTTATTGGTTGATGAAACCAAACCGGTAATTACCCTCTTTGGTGATGCAGTAATGACTGTGGCCAAAAATGCTACTTTCACTGATCCTGGTGCAACCGCCACCGATAATGTTGACGGTGATATTTCGACCAGTATCGTAGTAACGGGTAGCGTGAATACAGCTACTTCTGGAGATTATATTCTAACCTACAACGTCGCTGACGCTGCTGGTAATACAGCTGTTGCGGTTACACGCACGGTTACCGTATCCCCAGGAACAGGTGTTGACGAAAATGATCGCAATGCAGTGAAGATTTACTCTGATGCTAGCGTGGTTTACGTTAATATTCCTGAACTCAAGGGTGCCGCTAAGCTTTACGTTTACAATGTAATTGGAAATGGTGTTTACCAAACTACTGATTTAAGCCAAGGCTTAAACCAGGTAGTTGTGAATGTGATTTCGGGTGTTTACATGGTAAAACTAGAAGCAAACGGTAAGGTTTATACAGCGAAAGTTGTGATTAGATAA
- a CDS encoding S9 family peptidase — MKKIVFFSVAFCGITLSLFAQENLTYQLPPKEILELANYERAPSVMMDYKKEYMVLGYRSTYKTLSDLNQDELRLGGLRINPVTNISSTVTYTTNLKVRKVVDKEPIQVKSLPDNSRISNIQWSPDQTKMAFTNTTEIGVEVWLLDIASATAQRLTEPTVNANLDEPFVWFGDGTQLLVMMLPRDRPALVDSKKELPTGPTVSTSDGKKAQNRTYPDLLKNKLDETNFEIIASSELYSVDLNGKASLFMGKAMYSGINFSPDGNYLMVETIQKPFSYLVPMYRFPSKTVVYDKAGKEIKVVNETPLIEVMPKGFMAVQTGKRNMNWRNDKPSTLYFVVALDEGNPENKVDFRDEVFQLNAPFTVAPTSLAKSPQRFAGIMWANDQVAVMYDNWYDTRNTKTYLFNPSNPSLPLKIIYDRNSQDIYSDPGSFVTVKNQYGEYVIALDRDVAYLLGDGYTKDGQFPFVDQVNLKTLKTKRVYQSNYTNKIERLFSFVDIKKGDLLVQIQSSNEFPNYYMRNIKKSALTQLTFFKNPFESIKGVEKRVIKYMRNDGVSLSGTLYLPVGYDKVKKEKLPLLIWAYPEEYKDKNSAGQSSANPNEFTFPYYGSFVYWVTRGYVVLDDASFPIVGEGATEPNDSFLEQLVANAKAAIDAVDSLGYIDRTKVAVGGHSYGAFMTANLLSHSNLFACGIARSGAYNRTLTPFGFQSEQRNYWEVPDVYNKMSPFMNADKMHTPLLLVHGDADNNPGTFTLQSERYFQALKGLGAPVRLLLLPKESHGYVAKENIFHLLWEQDRFLEKYLKEKK; from the coding sequence ATGAAAAAAATTGTTTTCTTTTCTGTTGCATTTTGCGGAATTACGCTTTCGTTATTTGCACAAGAGAACCTTACCTACCAATTGCCACCCAAAGAAATTTTGGAACTGGCGAACTATGAGCGAGCTCCATCGGTAATGATGGATTATAAAAAGGAATACATGGTTTTAGGTTATAGAAGCACCTACAAAACCTTATCGGATCTTAACCAAGACGAGCTTCGTTTAGGCGGATTACGGATAAATCCAGTCACCAACATTTCTAGTACTGTCACCTATACCACTAATCTGAAAGTTCGTAAAGTTGTAGATAAGGAACCCATTCAGGTAAAGAGTCTTCCGGATAATTCTCGGATTTCCAATATTCAATGGTCGCCTGACCAAACAAAAATGGCATTTACAAACACCACCGAAATTGGGGTTGAAGTATGGCTTTTAGATATTGCTTCGGCTACTGCCCAAAGGCTTACTGAACCAACTGTAAACGCCAACCTCGATGAACCTTTTGTTTGGTTTGGTGATGGGACACAACTTCTTGTGATGATGCTTCCTAGGGATAGACCGGCGTTGGTTGACTCTAAAAAGGAACTTCCTACAGGACCTACAGTGAGCACTAGCGATGGTAAGAAAGCGCAAAATAGAACTTATCCCGATTTGCTCAAGAATAAATTAGATGAAACTAATTTTGAGATCATTGCAAGTTCCGAACTCTATTCAGTTGACTTGAATGGTAAGGCTTCTCTGTTTATGGGAAAGGCAATGTATTCGGGTATAAACTTTTCGCCCGACGGAAATTATCTGATGGTTGAGACCATTCAAAAGCCATTTTCATACCTCGTTCCAATGTATCGTTTCCCATCCAAAACTGTGGTTTACGACAAAGCTGGAAAAGAGATAAAGGTTGTTAATGAGACTCCGCTTATCGAAGTTATGCCCAAAGGTTTTATGGCTGTGCAAACTGGAAAGCGAAATATGAATTGGCGCAACGACAAACCATCAACTCTTTATTTCGTTGTGGCTCTCGATGAGGGAAACCCTGAGAACAAAGTTGATTTCAGAGATGAGGTTTTTCAGTTGAACGCTCCTTTTACTGTTGCTCCAACCTCACTAGCAAAATCGCCCCAACGATTTGCCGGTATTATGTGGGCAAATGATCAGGTTGCAGTGATGTATGACAATTGGTATGATACCCGTAATACTAAAACTTACCTGTTTAATCCATCAAATCCATCGCTGCCACTTAAGATTATTTATGACAGGAATTCTCAAGATATTTATTCCGATCCGGGTAGTTTTGTTACCGTCAAAAATCAATACGGTGAGTATGTTATTGCACTCGACCGTGATGTTGCTTACCTTTTGGGCGATGGATACACAAAGGATGGCCAGTTTCCATTTGTTGATCAGGTAAATTTGAAAACGCTCAAGACCAAACGCGTGTATCAGAGCAATTATACGAATAAGATTGAAAGACTTTTTTCGTTTGTTGATATAAAGAAGGGCGACCTACTCGTTCAAATACAATCGAGCAACGAGTTCCCGAACTATTACATGCGAAACATAAAAAAGAGTGCACTAACCCAATTAACCTTTTTTAAAAATCCGTTTGAGAGCATCAAGGGTGTAGAGAAGAGGGTGATTAAATATATGCGTAACGATGGCGTTTCGTTGTCGGGAACTCTTTATTTGCCTGTAGGTTACGATAAGGTAAAAAAAGAAAAGCTTCCCCTATTAATCTGGGCTTACCCCGAAGAGTATAAGGATAAGAATAGTGCAGGCCAATCGTCTGCAAATCCAAATGAGTTTACTTTCCCATACTATGGCTCTTTTGTTTACTGGGTAACTAGAGGTTATGTGGTTCTCGATGATGCTTCGTTTCCAATTGTAGGCGAAGGTGCCACTGAACCTAACGATTCGTTTTTAGAACAGCTAGTAGCCAATGCAAAGGCCGCTATTGATGCCGTTGACTCTTTAGGTTATATTGATAGAACGAAAGTTGCGGTAGGCGGCCACTCTTACGGTGCGTTCATGACTGCTAACTTGCTTTCTCATTCCAATCTTTTTGCCTGTGGTATTGCGCGCAGCGGAGCATATAACCGAACGCTTACTCCATTTGGCTTTCAAAGCGAGCAGCGAAATTATTGGGAAGTTCCTGATGTTTACAACAAAATGTCACCATTTATGAATGCTGATAAAATGCATACTCCACTTCTGTTAGTGCATGGTGATGCCGATAATAATCCAGGAACATTTACCTTACAGTCTGAGCGTTACTTTCAGGCGCTCAAAGGACTTGGAGCTCCAGTGCGCCTGCTCTTATTACCAAAGGAGTCTCATGGTTATGTCGCAAAAGAGAATATTTTTCACCTGCTTTGGGAACAAGATCGGTTTCTTGAAAAGTATTTGAAGGAAAAAAAGTAA